The following are encoded in a window of Desulfovibrio legallii genomic DNA:
- a CDS encoding RNA methyltransferase — protein sequence MLLHGLDVVLVKTRFPENIGMAARACVNMGCPSLRLVDPERWDKDKAAPLATPKGLPLLDSLTVHPAVEEAVAPCALVLGTTARVGGWRRALLSPPQAGRLAAAALARGERVALVFGPEDRGLNNAEITHCQQLVTIPTDPAARSLNLAQAVLLLTYECANAARALRHARADATGTTATLVADNAGPAPDAPPRQDRPDPVPGGRAATAAEQERLMAALKDMLLRLDYLHGDNPDYFLLPWRRLFSRAGLRRHEYDALMGLCRQVRAKLG from the coding sequence ATGTTGCTGCACGGTCTGGACGTGGTTCTGGTCAAGACCCGCTTCCCTGAAAACATCGGCATGGCGGCGCGGGCCTGCGTCAATATGGGCTGCCCTTCTCTGCGTCTGGTGGATCCGGAACGCTGGGACAAAGACAAAGCCGCACCTCTGGCCACGCCCAAGGGCCTGCCCCTGCTGGACAGCCTGACCGTGCACCCCGCAGTGGAGGAAGCCGTGGCCCCCTGCGCCCTGGTGCTGGGCACAACGGCGCGGGTGGGCGGCTGGCGCAGGGCCCTGCTCTCGCCCCCGCAGGCCGGGAGGCTGGCGGCGGCGGCTCTGGCGCGCGGGGAACGGGTAGCCCTGGTTTTCGGTCCTGAAGACCGCGGCCTGAACAATGCGGAAATCACCCACTGCCAACAGCTGGTCACCATCCCCACTGATCCGGCGGCGCGCTCCCTCAATCTGGCCCAGGCCGTGCTGCTCCTGACCTACGAATGCGCCAACGCCGCACGGGCCCTGCGCCATGCCAGGGCCGACGCCACGGGCACGACGGCCACCCTGGTCGCCGACAACGCAGGCCCCGCGCCTGACGCGCCACCCCGCCAGGACCGGCCAGACCCCGTGCCCGGCGGGCGGGCCGCCACGGCCGCCGAGCAGGAACGGCTTATGGCCGCGCTCAAAGACATGCTCCTGCGGCTGGACTACCTGCACGGCGACAACCCCGACTACTTCCTGCTGCCCTGGCGGCGGCTGTTCAGCCGCGCGGGCCTGCGCCGCCACGAGTACGACGCCCTCATGGGCCTCTGCCGTCAGGTGCGCGCCAAGCTGGGCTGA
- a CDS encoding DUF1786 domain-containing protein → MDETVQKFLRSAGPVLCVDIGSGTQDALLARPGLEGENWPRFVLPAPARLAAQRIRELTLLHRNIWLYGGNMGGGFTQAIKEHLAAGLAVFSTAAATRGIHDSEEVVRGLGVEICANCPEGCVPVFLADYAPDFWAGLLRLAGLPQPHLVLAAAQDHGFHVYNNRQGRMRAWSDLLAASAAPSGWIHAAPPPSLTRMQALHEKTGGPVADTGASALLGALCDPSVLERSFREGVTIVNVGNGHTVAALVYQGKVRGIYEHHTGMRTREQLLEDLEQFRKHWLPAEAVQASGGHGTAFGPYCEEAGGYAPTFITGPKRALLEGCGTFLAPHGDMMLAGCFGLLWGWAHRQVK, encoded by the coding sequence ATGGACGAAACCGTACAGAAATTTTTGCGCAGCGCGGGCCCGGTGCTCTGTGTGGACATAGGCAGCGGCACGCAGGACGCGCTGCTGGCCCGTCCAGGGCTGGAAGGCGAAAACTGGCCGCGCTTTGTGCTGCCCGCCCCGGCCCGGCTGGCGGCCCAGCGCATCCGCGAGCTCACCCTGCTGCACCGCAATATCTGGCTTTACGGCGGCAACATGGGCGGGGGCTTTACCCAGGCCATCAAAGAACACCTGGCCGCCGGGCTGGCGGTCTTTTCCACCGCCGCGGCCACCCGCGGCATTCATGACAGCGAAGAGGTGGTCCGCGGCCTGGGCGTGGAAATCTGCGCCAATTGTCCGGAAGGCTGCGTGCCCGTCTTTCTTGCCGACTACGCGCCCGATTTCTGGGCGGGCCTGCTGCGCCTGGCCGGGCTGCCGCAGCCGCACTTGGTGTTGGCCGCAGCGCAGGACCACGGCTTTCACGTCTACAACAACCGGCAGGGCCGCATGCGCGCCTGGAGCGACCTTCTGGCCGCCTCGGCGGCCCCTTCCGGCTGGATCCACGCCGCGCCGCCCCCGTCCCTGACCCGCATGCAGGCCCTGCACGAAAAGACGGGCGGCCCCGTGGCGGACACGGGCGCCAGCGCCCTGCTGGGCGCGCTGTGCGACCCGAGCGTGCTGGAGCGCAGCTTCCGCGAAGGCGTGACCATCGTCAACGTGGGCAACGGGCACACCGTGGCGGCCCTGGTGTATCAGGGCAAGGTGCGCGGCATTTACGAGCACCACACGGGCATGCGCACACGGGAGCAGCTCCTGGAGGATCTGGAGCAGTTCCGCAAGCACTGGTTGCCGGCCGAGGCGGTACAGGCCAGCGGCGGGCACGGCACGGCTTTTGGTCCGTACTGTGAGGAGGCCGGCGGCTACGCGCCCACCTTCATCACCGGGCCCAAGCGCGCCCTTCTGGAGGGCTGCGGCACATTTCTGGCCCCGCACGGCGACATGATGCTGGCGGGCTGTTTTGGACTGCTCTGGGGCTGGGCGCACCGGCAGGTGAAGTAA
- a CDS encoding DUF456 domain-containing protein — protein sequence MDFLPFPLASVLAGAFISLLCFVLLLNIFGLPANWLLLGLVALWKMVHPAAQSMDVWFWVLMVGIALAGEALEMGLQIVKARRYGSSSSGTFAGMIGAIAGAILLAPLFFGLGALIGALLGAWTGCFLMEIVRGRPLGEALDAAFGAMMGRFLGTVCKCGAGGAMLALAASHIWPQAPALFLEPTEGATQVLTSFFRLC from the coding sequence ATGGATTTTCTGCCTTTTCCCCTGGCCTCAGTTCTGGCGGGCGCGTTCATCTCGCTGCTCTGCTTTGTGCTGCTGCTGAATATCTTCGGTCTGCCGGCCAACTGGCTGCTGCTGGGGCTGGTAGCTCTGTGGAAGATGGTCCACCCCGCGGCCCAGTCCATGGACGTCTGGTTCTGGGTGCTCATGGTGGGCATCGCCCTGGCCGGGGAGGCCCTGGAAATGGGCCTGCAGATCGTCAAGGCCCGGCGCTACGGCTCCAGCTCCTCCGGCACCTTTGCCGGCATGATAGGAGCCATTGCCGGCGCCATCCTGCTGGCCCCCCTGTTCTTTGGCCTGGGCGCGCTCATCGGCGCGCTGCTGGGCGCGTGGACAGGCTGTTTCCTCATGGAGATTGTCCGGGGCCGCCCGTTGGGCGAGGCTCTGGACGCGGCCTTCGGGGCCATGATGGGACGCTTTTTGGGCACAGTGTGCAAATGCGGGGCCGGCGGCGCCATGCTGGCTCTGGCGGCCAGCCATATCTGGCCCCAGGCCCCCGCCCTTTTTCTGGAACCGACCGAAGGCGCAACCCAGGTGCTGACGTCCTTTTTCCGGTTGTGCTGA
- a CDS encoding methyl-accepting chemotaxis protein — MRLTLAHKYVGSLFIALIVCCAVVLGVAIYHMKKPFEAELEDGMARSQKVVEAAIAATAERFLRSGDLVARNPDFAAAVAAKDHATVYALAQELMRAAGSDFMSVTDAQGTVVARGHAPKYGDNIARQSTVAKAMQGEAAAAVVTGPINPFMLRASCPIRHEGAVVGTVSVGVLLTTPTFLDDLKRLAGVDVTIFKGDTRVMTTIMRDGKRVVGTKLDAPDVVRAVLERGEVSLVRNVILGVRYQSAYWPVRTADGKILGMWFVGLPIEELAKLEYAGIQAAVLTALGLLAVLLALAVLVGLRISAPVGRITRYALAVAKGDASARLGVRGNDDMGQLADALRHMESNLRNLVKEAQARTEEARSMSEEARQAVEEAHKAQQEAEKARQEGIVSAAGRMGGVVEKLNAAAEQIADQVDNTHVALSHALKRLTETAAGMGQMNASVLDVAKNAGGAADISNAARVEAESGAQVVAQAVSGIQEVQRQSLSLREGMAQLAEHAQAITRIMSVISDIADQTNLLALNAAIEAARAGDAGRGFAVVADEVRKLAEKTMASTKDVAEAVKAIQQSAETSVALVDATVQTIDTATGFAGRSGEALSKIVGMVDQTADEVRAIASASEEQSAASAAINKSLEDVNYIAKSTADSMEVAAREMAALRTQAQDMAKLVEALRQG, encoded by the coding sequence ATGCGTCTCACGCTCGCGCACAAGTATGTGGGTTCCCTGTTCATTGCGCTGATCGTCTGCTGCGCCGTGGTGCTCGGCGTCGCCATCTATCATATGAAAAAACCTTTTGAGGCGGAGCTGGAAGACGGCATGGCGCGCAGCCAGAAGGTGGTGGAAGCCGCCATCGCCGCTACGGCGGAGCGCTTTCTCCGCAGCGGGGATCTTGTGGCGCGCAATCCGGACTTCGCCGCCGCCGTGGCCGCCAAGGACCACGCCACGGTCTACGCTCTGGCCCAGGAGCTTATGCGCGCCGCGGGTTCGGACTTCATGTCCGTTACGGACGCCCAGGGCACGGTCGTGGCCCGCGGCCACGCCCCCAAATACGGCGACAACATCGCCAGACAGTCCACCGTGGCCAAGGCCATGCAGGGCGAAGCCGCCGCCGCCGTGGTCACGGGGCCCATCAATCCCTTTATGCTCCGCGCCTCCTGCCCCATACGCCACGAGGGGGCCGTGGTGGGCACCGTTTCTGTGGGCGTGCTCCTCACCACGCCCACGTTTCTGGACGACCTCAAGCGCCTGGCCGGCGTGGACGTGACCATCTTCAAGGGCGATACGCGAGTCATGACCACCATTATGCGCGACGGCAAGCGGGTTGTCGGCACCAAGCTGGACGCCCCGGACGTGGTGCGGGCCGTGCTGGAGCGCGGCGAAGTAAGCCTGGTGCGCAACGTCATCCTGGGCGTGCGCTACCAATCCGCCTACTGGCCCGTGCGGACGGCGGACGGCAAAATTCTGGGCATGTGGTTTGTGGGCCTGCCCATTGAAGAGCTGGCCAAGCTGGAGTACGCCGGCATCCAGGCCGCTGTGCTCACCGCGCTGGGGCTGCTGGCGGTTCTGCTGGCGCTGGCCGTGCTGGTGGGGCTGCGCATCAGCGCGCCCGTGGGCCGGATTACGCGCTACGCCCTGGCCGTGGCCAAGGGGGACGCCTCCGCCCGGCTGGGCGTGCGCGGCAACGACGATATGGGCCAGCTGGCCGATGCCCTGCGGCACATGGAAAGCAACCTGCGCAACCTGGTGAAGGAAGCCCAAGCCAGAACCGAAGAGGCCCGCAGCATGAGCGAGGAGGCCCGCCAAGCCGTGGAAGAGGCCCATAAAGCGCAACAGGAGGCCGAAAAGGCCCGGCAAGAGGGCATCGTGAGCGCGGCCGGGCGCATGGGCGGCGTGGTGGAAAAGCTCAACGCCGCCGCCGAACAAATCGCCGACCAGGTGGACAACACCCATGTGGCCTTGAGTCATGCCCTGAAGCGCCTGACGGAAACCGCCGCGGGCATGGGCCAGATGAACGCCAGCGTGCTGGACGTGGCTAAAAACGCCGGGGGCGCGGCGGACATTTCCAACGCGGCGCGAGTGGAGGCCGAATCCGGCGCACAGGTGGTGGCCCAGGCCGTTTCCGGCATTCAGGAGGTGCAGCGCCAGTCCTTAAGCCTGCGGGAAGGCATGGCCCAGCTGGCGGAACACGCCCAGGCCATTACCAGGATCATGAGCGTCATTTCGGACATTGCGGACCAGACCAATCTGCTGGCCCTTAACGCGGCCATTGAGGCCGCCCGCGCGGGCGACGCGGGGCGCGGCTTCGCCGTGGTGGCCGACGAGGTGCGCAAACTGGCGGAAAAGACCATGGCCTCCACCAAGGATGTGGCCGAAGCCGTCAAAGCCATTCAGCAGAGCGCGGAAACCAGCGTGGCTCTGGTGGACGCCACAGTGCAGACCATTGACACGGCCACGGGCTTTGCGGGCCGCTCCGGCGAGGCGCTGAGCAAAATCGTGGGCATGGTGGATCAGACCGCGGACGAGGTGCGGGCCATCGCCTCGGCCAGCGAGGAGCAGTCCGCCGCCAGCGCGGCCATCAACAAGTCGCTGGAAGACGTGAACTATATTGCCAAATCCACGGCCGATTCCATGGAAGTGGCCGCCCGCGAAATGGCCGCCCTGCGCACCCAGGCCCAGGACATGGCCAAGCTGGTGGAGGCGCTGCGGCAGGGGTAG
- a CDS encoding phenylacetate--CoA ligase family protein codes for MDVFDEAELWSREHIEETQLLRLRNTVAQTRKCAFYRQRLDEAGVGPESLRSLDDLRRIPFTTKDDLRAQYPTGLLCVPQSEVVRMHCSSGTTGSPVAICHTQNDINAWADLMARCMYMVGVRRDDVFQNMSGYGLFTGGLGIHFGAERLGCMTIPAGAGNSRRQIKLAKDFHTTVAHILPSYALILGEHLREMGEDPREFPLRIAMVGAEPYTEEYRRRIEQLFDMKVYNSYGLSEMNGPGVGFECLEQNGLHIWEDAYIPEIVDPETGAALPDGEVGELVMTCLCRQGMPILRYRTRDLTRFLPGSCACGRKHRRIDRILGRADDMFIIKGVNVYPLQVEQVIMAFPEVGQSYLIVLENDGIGDVMRVQVEIRDEYFVEDMRVLHNLQKAITARLRDEILVTPRVELVESNSLPRTEGKAVRLKDLREQK; via the coding sequence ATGGACGTTTTTGACGAAGCGGAACTGTGGAGTCGCGAGCATATTGAAGAAACGCAGCTGCTGCGCCTGCGCAACACCGTGGCGCAGACCCGCAAGTGCGCCTTTTACCGCCAACGCCTGGACGAGGCCGGCGTAGGGCCAGAATCCCTGCGCAGCCTGGACGACCTGCGGCGCATCCCTTTTACCACCAAGGACGATCTGCGCGCCCAGTATCCCACAGGGCTGCTCTGCGTGCCGCAGTCCGAGGTGGTGCGCATGCACTGCTCCAGCGGCACCACGGGTTCGCCCGTGGCCATCTGCCATACCCAGAACGACATCAACGCCTGGGCGGACCTCATGGCCCGCTGCATGTATATGGTGGGCGTGCGCCGGGACGACGTATTCCAGAATATGTCCGGCTACGGGCTGTTCACGGGCGGCCTGGGCATCCACTTCGGGGCGGAGCGCCTGGGCTGCATGACCATCCCGGCCGGGGCGGGCAATTCCCGCCGCCAGATCAAGCTGGCCAAGGATTTTCACACCACGGTGGCCCACATTCTGCCTTCTTACGCGCTGATTCTGGGCGAGCACCTGCGCGAAATGGGCGAAGACCCGCGCGAATTCCCCTTGCGCATCGCCATGGTGGGCGCGGAGCCGTACACCGAAGAATACCGCCGCCGCATTGAGCAGCTCTTTGACATGAAGGTCTACAACTCCTACGGCCTCTCGGAGATGAACGGCCCCGGCGTGGGCTTTGAATGCCTGGAGCAGAACGGGCTGCACATCTGGGAGGACGCCTACATCCCCGAAATTGTGGACCCGGAGACAGGCGCAGCCCTGCCCGACGGCGAGGTGGGGGAGCTGGTCATGACCTGTCTCTGCCGCCAGGGCATGCCCATCCTGCGCTACCGCACCCGCGACCTGACCCGCTTTCTGCCCGGATCCTGCGCCTGCGGCCGCAAGCACCGGCGCATCGACCGCATCCTGGGCCGCGCGGACGACATGTTCATCATCAAGGGCGTGAACGTCTACCCCCTCCAGGTGGAGCAGGTCATCATGGCCTTCCCGGAAGTGGGGCAAAGCTACCTTATCGTCCTGGAAAACGACGGCATCGGCGACGTCATGCGGGTGCAGGTGGAAATCCGGGACGAGTATTTTGTGGAAGATATGCGCGTGCTCCACAACCTGCAAAAGGCCATTACCGCGCGCCTGCGCGATGAAATTCTGGTGACGCCCAGGGTGGAGCTGGTGGAAAGCAACAGCCTGCCGCGTACCGAGGGCAAGGCCGTGCGGCTCAAGGATCTGCGCGAACAGAAGTAA